AACCCGAACTTCAACGTTAAATTTTTTGCTGAAGCTGCTTTGCACATAATTTTGTGCATGGGAGAATGAAATATGGAATGACAAGATAAAAAACAGAACAATAATTATTCTCATATATTTAAAATAATAGTTTTATACTTCTGCTATATAATAATTTTTTAGACTTAAATAAAGGTAAGAGGAATTGCATAATCATTTAGTATAAAAAATATGAAATTTATATGCAAATCAGTGATGCTTAATAGGATAATTATATCTGAATAACAAAAGAGAAAAAATATAGTATAGTAACTTTCATTTTGTACATTTCCTTCGATTTTGAACTGCTTTAAGTGAAAAGAGTCAAAATGAAAACATTAGGCAATTATAAGGCTAATTAGAGCGCAAGATAAGGCAAGTTATAGAAAAAAACCCAATAATAGTGCAGACACTACGTTTGAATCACACCAGGATTAAATTTTGGTATATCAGGATTACAGTTCGCTATTGATATACATTGTGATACAACTTCACGTGTTTTAGCGGGGTCTATAATTCCGTCGATCCAAAGTCTTGCCGCAGCATAAAGAACGTTAGTTTGCTCATCGTACTTTTTTGATATATCTTCGAGAAACTTTTTCTTATCGTCCGAATGAATTTCTTTACCGAGTTTTCTCAGTTGACCGATTTTAATATCGAGTAAGACGTTTGAAGCCTGAGAGCCGCCCATTACTGCAATCTTTGCGTTCGGGTATGCAAAAATGAATCGCGGGTCATAAGCTTTGCCACACATAGCGTAATTTCCAGCACCGAAACTATTACCTGTAATTATGGTTATTTTAGGTACGGTAGAATTAGCGACGGCATTAACCATCTTCGCACCGTCTTTAATGATACCACCGTGTTCAGATGTCGAACCAACCATAAAGCCCGTAACATCCTGAAGAAAGAGCAGGGGAATTTTTCTCTGATTACAATTCATAATAAACCGTGTTGCCTTATCAGCTGAATCGGAGTAAATGACCCCACCGAATTGCATTTCCGTGTGACCTTTGGGATTCTTTTTCTTAACAACTTCACGTTGATTTGCAATGATTCCAACGGCCCAACCGTTGATGCGGGCAAAACCAGTAATAATAGTTTGGCCATAGGATGGTTTGTATTCATCAAAATCACTATCATCGATTATTCTGGCCATCAGGTCGTAGGTGTTATAAGGTTTTGTACTGTCTTCAGGAATAACACCATATATTTCGTTTACATCGTAAGCAGGATTTTTTGATTCAATTCTATCAAAACCAGCAAAAGTATTGTGACCAAATTTACTTACGAGACTTCGAATTTTTTCAATTGCTGCTTTATCGTCAAGTACTTTTTCGTCAGTTATGCCAGAGACAGCCGACGAAACTTCACCTCCACCGAGGGATTCTGTATCGGTAACTTCGCCTATTGCGGCTTTGACAAGATGAGGACCAGCAAGAAAAATACTGCCTGTACCTTCCACGATAATTGTTTCATCGCTCATAATAGGGAGATAAGCACCGCCAGCAACACAGGGACCCATTATTGCAGCTATCTGAGGTATGCCCATAGAGCTCATTACAGCATTATTACGGAAGATACGACCAAAGTGCTCTTTATCAGGAAAGATTTCATCCTGCAGGGGAAGGAAGACACCAGCGGAGTCGACAAGATAAATTATAGGAAGTTTGTTTTCCATCGCAATTTCCTGTGCACGAAGGTTTTTCTTACAAGTTAAAGGAAACCAAGCACCTGCCTTTACGGTTGCATCATTTGCAACAATAACACAATCTCGCCCTGAAACTTTGCCGATGCCGAAAATTGTACCTGATGATGGAGCACCACCAAATTCCTTATACATATCATAAGCTGTAAACAGACCGATTTCAAGGAATGATGTATTTTTATCAATGAGGAGGTTAACTCTTTCTCTGCAATGAAGCTTGTTCTGCGAGTGAAGTTTTTCTATGGCTTTTTTACCCCCACCTTCTGAAACGACTTTTCCCTTCGCAGTTATATCGACCATTAAACTTTTATGAAAGACGGTTCTTTCAGCGAATGATTTCTCTTTCTTTAAATCAGATTTCAATAATGCCATAGAAAAAATGTATAAATTAATTAATAAGTTTGCATTTTAATAAAATAATGTGTGAATTGAAATACAATTATGTAATTTTCTTAGGCGCCGACCTATAAAAAACTCAAATACTACTATGCAAGAGCTTTTTTGTTCGGGCTTAGATAAATTGGTTCTTTGCGTTCGGTAATCACTTCTTTAGTTATGATGCAGCTTGCAAGGTTTTCTTTTGAAGGGATTTTGTACATTATATCAACCATTATATTTTCCATGATAGAACGAAGAGCGCGTGCACCAGTACCACGTTTAATTGCAATTTCGGTAACTGCAGTTAGAGCATCTTCATGGAAAACAAGGTCAACGCCTTCCATTCTGAAAAGTTTTTTATATTGCTTAATAAGAGCATTTCTCGGTTCGGTAAGAATCGTCAGCAAAGCTTTAGTATCGAGGCTTTCAAGTGAGGTGACAATTGGAAGTCTGCCAACAATTTCAGGTATTAAACCGAATTTAACAAGGTCATCAGGTTCAACTTGGGTTAAAATCTCATCTGTTTTAATATCATTTTTGCCGAATACTTCAGCACCGAAACCAATAGAGCCTTTAGCGACTCTTCTTTCAATAATTTTTTCAAGACCAACAAAAGCACCACCACAAATGAAAAGAATATTTTTTGTGTTAATGCTTAATAGAGGTTGTTCAGGGTGTTTCCTGCCACCTTTTGGTGGAACAGTTGCAATTGTACCTTCGAGAATCTTAAGTAATGCCTGCTGAACACCTTCGCCGGAAACATCACGAGTTATAGAAACATTTTCGCTTTTTCTTGAAATTTTATCAATTTCATCTACATAGATAATGCCCATTTCCGCTTTCTGAATATCATATTCGGCATTCTGCAAAAGTCTTACCAGCATTGATTCCACATCATCTCCAACATAACCGGCTTCGGTAAGAGTTGTTGCATCAGCGATAGCAAAAGGAACGTTAAGTAATTTTGCCAAGGTTTGAGCGAGATAAGTTTTTCCAGTTCCTGTAGTACCAATCATTAAGATATTACTCTTTTCCAGTTCGACATCGTCGATGCTAATAGATTTCATTGCATCAATTCTTTTGTAATGATTATAAACGGCAACGGCGAGCGATTTTTTAGCACGGTCCTGACCGATAACATATTCATCAAGGAATTTCTTAATAGCAGCAGGGTTGATACCAGATTTTGATTTATTGAAATTAGCACTGCTTGTGGGATCAGTATTCATCTTAATAATATGTACAGCACCGTCAACACAAATTTCACAAATAAACGGAGCCTTTCCAAATCTATCAGCGGGACCTTTAATTAAATTTGTCACTTTGTCTGCGCTTCTACCGCAAAAAGAACATCTTGGAACAATATTATTAGCTGACTTAGCTGCCATAATCAATAAATTATTTAGTGCGCGATAAGGGAGTCGAACCCCCACGAGTTGCCTCGCTAGATCCTAAGTCTAGTGCGTCTGCCAGTTCCGCCAATCGCGCTGCATATCAATAAATATAATTAAAAATAATAAATGAAATTAGTCAATTAAAGGTTAATTCATGAGAGTAATTATGAAGGACAAAAACAGAATAATGATTTGCTGTTTACAATTTATCGCTTAAAAAATCTCCGAGAAGGTTATCATCAGAAATAAAAATTTTCGAACAAAATTCGCCTGAAAACTTACCTGTTTTAACGCAGTTGTAATGATTATCTCTAATAGATTTCTTATTTTTAGATTTTGCAGAAAAGGCAAAGTCGTCAAGTTCACTACCACACTCAGTACAAAAGACACCGTTATTCTTAGGTGTTTTCTTCACAGTTTTCGAGATTTTGGAATTCTTAGAAATTTTCGAATTCTTTTTCATTAATGTTAATAATTAAAATATTCAACTTACCAAATAATTATAAATCTGTAAGTTAATAATAAAAACAAAATTCGAAAAATAAAGTTCACGAAAAATAAGGCAGAACAAATTTAAATTGTATTAAAAATCAGATGTCAATGAATTACTAAATGAATATGGATCATTGATCTTGGAATAGATATCATCGAGTGATTCTTGAAGGAGGTTGTAGTTATTACTATTCCAAAATGTTTTTTGAATCTTCATATTAACCATTTCTATTATTTCGTTGGTCAGATATTCTTTGCGTTTAATATCAAAAAGGCCAGTAGATTCAAGATGTTTTCTATGCCTAAAAATTTCTGAGAGCAGATCCTCAGTACCTGTATTTTTGACGGCAATAGTTTTCAAAACGTTAATAATCCAGTTATTATTATGAGGTGAACGAAGATGAAGAATATTTTTAATACTTGTTACAATCTCGTCAGCACCTTGCCTGTCAGATTTGTTAAGTACAAAAATATCAGCAATTTCCATTAAGCCGGCTTTCATAGCCTGAACAGAATCTCCTGACTCTGGTACGAGTACTACAATCGTAGTATCTGCTGTTTTAGCGATATCAAGTTCTGACTGACCTACACCTACTGTTTCAATAAGAATGAAATTCTTACCAGCAGCATCGAGTATTTTTGAAACATCGTTGACATTCTTGCTTAAACCACCTAAAGATCCACGAGTAGCCATAGAACGAATGAACACATTTCCCAGAAGAGAAGAGTCGGTCATGCGTACTC
The window above is part of the Ignavibacteria bacterium genome. Proteins encoded here:
- a CDS encoding carboxyl transferase domain-containing protein, with product MVDITAKGKVVSEGGGKKAIEKLHSQNKLHCRERVNLLIDKNTSFLEIGLFTAYDMYKEFGGAPSSGTIFGIGKVSGRDCVIVANDATVKAGAWFPLTCKKNLRAQEIAMENKLPIIYLVDSAGVFLPLQDEIFPDKEHFGRIFRNNAVMSSMGIPQIAAIMGPCVAGGAYLPIMSDETIIVEGTGSIFLAGPHLVKAAIGEVTDTESLGGGEVSSAVSGITDEKVLDDKAAIEKIRSLVSKFGHNTFAGFDRIESKNPAYDVNEIYGVIPEDSTKPYNTYDLMARIIDDSDFDEYKPSYGQTIITGFARINGWAVGIIANQREVVKKKNPKGHTEMQFGGVIYSDSADKATRFIMNCNQRKIPLLFLQDVTGFMVGSTSEHGGIIKDGAKMVNAVANSTVPKITIITGNSFGAGNYAMCGKAYDPRFIFAYPNAKIAVMGGSQASNVLLDIKIGQLRKLGKEIHSDDKKKFLEDISKKYDEQTNVLYAAARLWIDGIIDPAKTREVVSQCISIANCNPDIPKFNPGVIQT
- the clpX gene encoding ATP-dependent Clp protease ATP-binding subunit ClpX, yielding MAAKSANNIVPRCSFCGRSADKVTNLIKGPADRFGKAPFICEICVDGAVHIIKMNTDPTSSANFNKSKSGINPAAIKKFLDEYVIGQDRAKKSLAVAVYNHYKRIDAMKSISIDDVELEKSNILMIGTTGTGKTYLAQTLAKLLNVPFAIADATTLTEAGYVGDDVESMLVRLLQNAEYDIQKAEMGIIYVDEIDKISRKSENVSITRDVSGEGVQQALLKILEGTIATVPPKGGRKHPEQPLLSINTKNILFICGGAFVGLEKIIERRVAKGSIGFGAEVFGKNDIKTDEILTQVEPDDLVKFGLIPEIVGRLPIVTSLESLDTKALLTILTEPRNALIKQYKKLFRMEGVDLVFHEDALTAVTEIAIKRGTGARALRSIMENIMVDIMYKIPSKENLASCIITKEVITERKEPIYLSPNKKALA
- the meaB gene encoding methylmalonyl Co-A mutase-associated GTPase MeaB; amino-acid sequence: MKSDLIDIDKIINGDKRSISKAISVAENESENKQSLLKKVYKHTGNAYKIGITGPPGAGKSTITDCLIKSLVGKGNKVGVIAVDPTSPFTGGALLGDRVRMTDSSLLGNVFIRSMATRGSLGGLSKNVNDVSKILDAAGKNFILIETVGVGQSELDIAKTADTTIVVLVPESGDSVQAMKAGLMEIADIFVLNKSDRQGADEIVTSIKNILHLRSPHNNNWIINVLKTIAVKNTGTEDLLSEIFRHRKHLESTGLFDIKRKEYLTNEIIEMVNMKIQKTFWNSNNYNLLQESLDDIYSKINDPYSFSNSLTSDF